In Blattabacterium cuenoti, the following proteins share a genomic window:
- a CDS encoding HesB/IscA family protein: MVFISEKAKNKLVSLMKREGLSHDVSFVRFGVKTGGCSGMSYELTFDKKKQEGDRLFKHKEMKILVDQNSISYLEGTTLEYSDGLNGKGFYFNNPKAKHTCGCGKSFSS, encoded by the coding sequence ATGGTTTTTATATCTGAAAAAGCTAAAAATAAATTAGTTTCTCTTATGAAAAGAGAAGGCCTTTCTCATGATGTTTCTTTTGTTAGATTTGGAGTTAAAACTGGAGGTTGTTCAGGAATGTCTTATGAATTGACTTTTGATAAAAAAAAACAAGAAGGAGATAGACTTTTTAAACATAAAGAAATGAAAATATTGGTAGATCAAAATAGTATTTCTTATTTAGAAGGAACAACATTAGAATATTCAGATGGACTAAATGGAAAAGGTTTTTATTTCAATAATCCTAAAGCAAAACATACTTGTGGATGTGGTAAAAGTTTTTCATCATAA
- the sufB gene encoding Fe-S cluster assembly protein SufB — MKKNDKILENFTQSEYKYGFYTPIESDKIPVGLNENVIRKITEKKKEPTWMLDWRLESYHIWKKMNSPKWANIKYQVPDFQKISYYSAPKKKIDLNNLEEVDPELIDTFNKLGVPIEEQKMLSGVATDIVLDSVSLATTFQKKLKKKGIIFCSINDALNKYPSIVKKYLGSVISKKDNFYAALNSAVFSDGSFCYIPKGVRCPMELSTYFRINENNTGQFERTLIIADEDSYVSYLEGCTAPQRKENQLHAAVVEIIALENAEIKYSTVQNWFPGNKKGEGGVFNFVTKRGLCEKGAKISWIQVETGSSITWKYPSCILKGDFSIGQFYSLALTKDFQQADTGTKMIHIGKHTKSVIISKGISAGKAQNNYRGLVKIAPKAIHSRNFSQCDSLLIGNQCGAHTFPYIHVYNSNSKVEHEATTSKIGEDQIFYCNQRGIKTEKAISLIVHGFSNEVLKKLPMEFAVEAQKLLEISLEGSVG; from the coding sequence ATGAAAAAAAATGATAAAATACTGGAAAATTTTACCCAATCTGAATACAAATATGGATTTTATACTCCAATAGAATCAGATAAGATCCCAGTGGGATTAAATGAAAACGTCATTCGTAAAATAACAGAAAAGAAAAAGGAACCTACATGGATGTTGGATTGGAGATTAGAATCTTATCACATATGGAAAAAAATGAATTCCCCAAAATGGGCAAATATAAAATACCAAGTTCCAGATTTTCAAAAAATAAGTTATTATTCTGCTCCTAAAAAAAAAATAGATTTAAATAATTTGGAAGAAGTAGATCCAGAGTTAATAGATACATTCAATAAATTAGGAGTCCCTATAGAAGAACAAAAAATGCTTTCAGGTGTTGCAACGGATATAGTATTAGATTCCGTTTCTTTAGCTACCACATTTCAGAAAAAATTAAAAAAGAAAGGGATTATATTTTGTTCTATAAATGATGCTTTGAATAAATATCCAAGTATTGTAAAAAAATATTTAGGTTCAGTTATTTCAAAGAAAGATAATTTTTACGCAGCTTTAAATTCAGCTGTATTTTCAGATGGTTCTTTTTGTTATATTCCAAAAGGAGTCCGTTGTCCTATGGAATTATCCACATATTTTCGTATTAATGAAAATAATACAGGTCAATTTGAAAGAACCTTAATTATTGCAGATGAAGATTCCTATGTTAGTTATTTGGAAGGGTGTACTGCTCCGCAAAGAAAAGAGAATCAATTACATGCAGCTGTAGTTGAAATTATAGCATTAGAGAATGCTGAAATTAAATATTCTACCGTTCAAAATTGGTTTCCTGGAAATAAAAAGGGAGAAGGAGGTGTTTTTAATTTTGTCACAAAACGTGGTTTGTGTGAAAAAGGAGCAAAAATATCTTGGATACAAGTGGAGACTGGATCTTCAATTACTTGGAAATATCCATCTTGTATTCTGAAAGGAGATTTTTCCATAGGACAATTTTATTCTTTAGCTTTAACTAAAGATTTTCAACAAGCTGATACTGGAACTAAAATGATACACATAGGAAAACATACTAAAAGTGTTATTATATCAAAAGGGATATCCGCTGGAAAAGCTCAAAATAATTATAGGGGATTAGTGAAGATAGCGCCTAAAGCAATTCATTCTCGTAATTTTTCTCAATGTGATTCTTTATTAATTGGAAATCAATGTGGAGCTCATACTTTTCCATATATTCATGTATATAATTCCAATTCTAAAGTTGAACATGAAGCAACAACTTCAAAAATTGGAGAAGATCAAATTTTTTATTGTAATCAAAGAGGAATAAAGACGGAAAAAGCGATTTCTTTAATTGTACATGGTTTTAGCAATGAAGTTCTAAAAAAACTTCCTATGGAATTTGCAGTAGAAGCTCAAAAACTTTTGGAAATTTCTTTGGAAGGATCTGTCGGATAA
- a CDS encoding DUF192 domain-containing protein, which produces MKKINIFCSFIIIVIMILCIFINSSERINYDSDMFLDVGNLLEIEFIKDGEIYLNNNNSIIKKIDIELADKDIEKNNGLKYRSVLKKNRGMLFLLKDQEEYKQINMKDMRIPLDIVYINQFNTVIFVNKYVSPMKDIEEINFPLYIKYILEINAGMSDKWGIKEGVTKITCFIK; this is translated from the coding sequence ATGAAAAAAATTAATATTTTTTGTTCTTTTATCATAATAGTAATAATGATTCTGTGTATTTTTATAAATTCATCTGAAAGAATTAATTACGATTCTGATATGTTTTTAGATGTCGGAAATCTATTAGAAATAGAATTTATTAAAGATGGAGAAATATATTTAAATAATAATAATTCTATTATAAAAAAAATAGATATAGAATTAGCAGATAAAGATATAGAAAAAAATAATGGATTAAAATACAGATCTGTTCTAAAAAAAAATAGAGGAATGTTATTTTTATTAAAAGATCAAGAGGAGTATAAACAGATAAATATGAAAGACATGCGAATTCCTTTAGATATTGTATATATCAATCAATTTAATACTGTTATTTTTGTGAATAAATACGTAAGTCCTATGAAAGATATAGAAGAAATAAATTTTCCTTTGTACATAAAATATATTTTAGAAATTAATGCTGGTATGTCGGATAAATGGGGGATAAAGGAAGGTGTAACAAAAATTACTTGTTTTATTAAATAA
- the lgt gene encoding prolipoprotein diacylglyceryl transferase yields the protein MQTLEYINWDPIPKFSLWKGFVIHIYSLMFVISFSLGWYIMKYIYQKDNIHKKYLDPLFICTFFGAFIGARFGQIIFYDFSYFSDHWIEAFLPIRENEHNFLLGFMKGYEFIGYRGLSSHGATIGIILSSLFYSKTILKKKSFIWLCDRLCLPVSISAVFIRIGNFFNSEIVGKPCNEKLPWAVKFVQMDTEYGEIVPRHPAQIYESIGYLIIFLLLWYLYRIGKKNYDGFLSGIFFIFLWSIRFLLEFMKEPQGEEILNFLSINTGQWLSIPFIIFGFFLLNLSSIKKYFFHNEKN from the coding sequence ATGCAAACATTAGAATATATTAATTGGGATCCTATCCCAAAATTTAGTTTGTGGAAAGGTTTTGTGATTCATATTTATAGTCTAATGTTTGTGATTTCTTTTTCATTAGGATGGTACATTATGAAATACATTTATCAAAAGGATAATATACATAAAAAATATTTGGATCCTTTATTCATATGTACTTTTTTTGGAGCTTTTATAGGAGCTAGATTTGGTCAAATTATATTTTATGATTTTTCATATTTTTCCGATCATTGGATTGAAGCTTTCCTTCCTATAAGAGAAAACGAGCATAATTTTTTGTTAGGATTTATGAAAGGGTATGAGTTTATTGGTTATAGGGGGTTATCTAGCCATGGGGCAACCATAGGTATTATTTTATCTAGCTTATTTTATAGTAAAACGATTCTAAAGAAAAAATCTTTTATTTGGTTATGCGATAGATTATGTCTTCCCGTATCAATATCGGCTGTTTTTATTAGAATAGGAAATTTCTTTAATTCTGAAATAGTAGGAAAACCATGTAATGAAAAATTGCCTTGGGCGGTAAAATTCGTACAAATGGATACAGAATATGGAGAGATAGTCCCTAGACATCCTGCACAAATATATGAATCCATTGGTTATCTAATAATTTTTTTATTACTTTGGTATTTATATCGAATAGGAAAAAAAAATTATGATGGTTTTTTATCTGGAATTTTTTTTATTTTTCTTTGGTCTATACGTTTTTTATTAGAATTTATGAAAGAACCACAAGGAGAAGAAATTCTTAATTTTTTATCTATAAATACAGGACAGTGGCTTAGTATTCCTTTTATTATTTTTGGATTTTTCCTTTTAAACTTATCAAGTATTAAAAAGTATTTTTTTCATAATGAAAAAAATTAA
- the yidD gene encoding membrane protein insertion efficiency factor YidD codes for MKIIRIFCIKIIRLYQIGISPWIGNNCRFIPTCSSYMILSLKKWNFFKAIFISIKRIMRCNPWGPYGHDPTKSI; via the coding sequence ATTAAAATTATCAGATTATATCAAATAGGGATATCTCCATGGATAGGGAATAACTGTAGATTTATACCAACTTGTTCAAGTTACATGATTTTATCACTAAAAAAATGGAATTTTTTTAAAGCTATTTTCATAAGTATAAAAAGAATCATGAGGTGTAACCCATGGGGACCATATGGTCATGATCCTACAAAATCAATTTAA
- the sufC gene encoding Fe-S cluster assembly ATPase SufC, whose protein sequence is MLNIENLHASIEKKKVLRGINLKVNPGESHVIMGPNGSGKSTLAAVIAGKKEYKITEGNIYFFNKNLLNFSPEERAHLGIFLSFQHPVEIPGVSIINFVKTAVNSIREARNVNKMSSKDILLKIKEKSSLLNIEKNFFYRSLNEGFSGGEKKRNEIFQMMMLDPLLSILDEVDSGLDIDALRIVAQGINAFRNNKNSVLIITHYKRLLDYIYSDYIIHILYNGKIIQSGNQKLAEKLEEEGYDWIVKNQV, encoded by the coding sequence ATGTTAAATATAGAAAATTTACATGCTTCTATAGAGAAAAAGAAGGTTCTTAGAGGAATTAATTTAAAAGTCAATCCAGGAGAGAGTCATGTTATTATGGGACCTAATGGTTCTGGAAAAAGTACTCTTGCTGCTGTCATAGCAGGGAAAAAAGAGTATAAAATAACTGAAGGAAATATTTATTTTTTTAATAAAAATTTATTAAATTTTTCACCAGAAGAACGGGCTCATTTAGGAATTTTTCTTTCTTTTCAACATCCAGTGGAAATACCAGGAGTATCCATTATTAATTTTGTTAAAACAGCGGTTAATTCGATTCGTGAAGCACGAAATGTAAATAAAATGTCTTCTAAAGATATTCTATTAAAAATTAAAGAAAAATCCTCTTTATTAAATATTGAAAAAAATTTTTTTTATCGTTCTTTAAATGAAGGTTTTTCGGGGGGGGAAAAAAAACGTAATGAGATATTTCAAATGATGATGTTAGATCCTTTATTATCTATTTTAGATGAAGTTGACTCAGGTTTAGATATAGATGCTTTACGTATAGTTGCTCAAGGAATTAATGCTTTTAGAAATAATAAAAATTCTGTTTTAATTATTACTCATTACAAAAGATTATTAGATTACATTTATTCAGACTATATTATACATATTCTATATAACGGAAAAATTATTCAGTCAGGAAATCAAAAATTAGCTGAAAAATTAGAAGAGGAAGGATATGATTGGATAGTAAAAAATCAAGTATAA